Proteins encoded in a region of the Ziziphus jujuba cultivar Dongzao chromosome 3, ASM3175591v1 genome:
- the LOC107422038 gene encoding MDIS1-interacting receptor like kinase 2-like isoform X1 has protein sequence MAPWSPNLVVRSLDQFLLFSIILLFLCSSSTCFATSGEAEALVKWKDSLDMNPTTHSLLRSWNLNSTTSTSHHHHNTPCSWVGITCNDFGSVINITLESSNMKGTLHNFNFSSFPSLLTLNFYNNSLYGSIPSHIGNLSTLTYLALDSNHLSGDIPSQICLLTNLRFLWLERNYLHGFIPPQIGMLVSIEFFYAHSNNLSGSIPVSIGNLSKLTNLELNINKIVGSIPSEIGQLKSLTFLHLFDNQLTGSVTMSIGNLSRLTELELGGNKLVGSIPNNICLGGKLSWFTAGDNNFRGSIQKSIRNCSSLVHLSFVGNQLKGNISEEFGIYPNLDYINLSSNKISGKLSENWGQCPKLKMVNISNNKISGRLPPELGKATQLQKLDLSSNLLVGKIPKELGQLKLLYILELQNNSLSRTVPIEIGMMLDLETLDLANNQLSGPIPMHLEYSSKLLHLNLRNNKFSGNIPFQIGNLLSLEDLDLSKNLLSGKLPLELGHLEKLETFNLSHNNLSGSIPSMFKELISLTSVDISYNQLEGPLPHIKAFTEAPMEALEGNKGLCSNNPSLKPCPTPKDKNRNQAVIAMIVSISSILFLLFIIGGILFVCQKRARNMDEPRETKTEAFFAAWNHDGKKVHEEIVEATENFDSKYCIGVGGNGSVYKTLLSTGQIFAVKKFHENDGIDHQQAFKSETSILPKVRHRNIIKLFGFCVHTRYSFLVYEFMKLGSLVKILSDNEKAMELERFKRVNIVKGLVNAISYLHHECFPAIVHRDISSKNVLLDDECEAHISDFGSATTLDPDSSNWTPFAGTLGYSAPELAYTMEVNEKIDVYSFGVVALESIMGEHPGDLILSLLSSPLHAVDVLLKDVLDQRLSPPKRQIADQVVSIAEIAFACVRQSPQSRPTMKQVSQKLSTPLQSLSVPFHMVTIKQLFDSPTWTT, from the exons ATGGCACCCTGGAGTCCAAACCTTGTTGTACGGTCACTtgatcaatttttgttgtttagcaTCATTCTACTGTTTCTTTGTTCTTCTAGTACTTGTTTTGCAACAAGTGGAGAGGCAGAGGCCCTTGTGAAATGGAAGGACAGCCTTGATATGAATCCAACTACTCATTCTCTTCTCCGCTCTTGGAATCTCAATTCTACTACTTCAACTTCTCATCATCACCATAATACCCCTTGTTCCTGGGTTGGGATCACTTGTAATGACTTTGGAAGTGTCATCAACATTACTCTTGAAAGCAGTAATATGAAAGGTACACTTCACAACTTCAACTTCTCCTCCTTTCCCAGCTTACTCACTCTTAACTTTTATAACAACTCCCTCTACGGAAGTATCCCATCTCACATTGGCAACCTTTCTACACTCACCTACCTTGCCCTTGATTCCAATCATCTCTCCGGAGACATCCCATCCCAGATATGCCTTTTAACAAATTTACGTTTCCTTTGGTTGGAAAGGAATTATTTGCATGGCTTTATACCACCTCAAATAGGCATGTTGGTGTCTATCGAGTTCTTTTATGCTCATAGTAACAATCTGTCAGGTTCAATTCCTGTGTCCATTGGAAACTTAAGCAAGTTAACTAATTTGGAActtaatataaacaaaatagttGGATCCATCCCCAGTGAGATTGGACAGCTTAAATCACTCACTTTCCTTCATTTGTTTGATAACCAACTCACTGGCTCAGTTACTATGTCCATTGGAAACTTGAGCAGGTTAACTGAGTTGGAACTTGGTGGAAACAAATTAGTTGGGTCCATTCCAAATAATATTTGTCTTGGTGGGAAGCTTTCATGGTTTACAGCAGGTGATAACAACTTTAGAGGTTCCATTCAAAAAAGCATAAGAAACTGCAGTTCATTAGTCCACCTTTCATTTGTAGGAAATCAACTAAAAGGAAATATATCTGAAGAATTTGGAATATACCCAAACCTGGATTATATAAACTTGAGCTCCAATAAGATTTCTGGAAAACTTTCTGAAAACTGGGGACAGTGTCCAAAACTCAAGATGGTGAACATCTCTAACAATAAAATATCCGGTAGGCTACCTCCTGAACTAGGGAAGGCTACTCAATTACAGAAGCTTGACCTTTCTTCCAACCTTCTTGTAGGTAAAATTCCTAAGGAACTGGGACAACTGAAATTGTTGTACATTCTCGAGCTTCAAAATAATTCCCTTTCTAGAACTGTTCCTATAGAAATTGGAATGATGTTGGACCTTGAAACACTTGACCTTGCAAACAACCAATTGAGTGGACCGATTCCCATGCATTTGGAGTACAGTTCAAAACTATTGCATTTAAACTTAAGGAATAACAAATTCAGCGGCAATATTCCCTTCCAAATTGGTAATCTGCTTTCCCTTGAAGATCTTGATCTAAGTAAGAATTTGCTCTCGGGAAAGTTGCCTTTAGAGCTTGGTCATTTGGAAAAGCTAGAAACATTTAACCTCTCACACAACAATCTATCAGGCTCAATACCATCCATGTTTAAAGAATTGATAAGCTTGACATCTGTTGATATATCCTACAATCAGTTAGAAGGTCCTCTCCCCCACATCAAAGCTTTCACTGAAGCTCCAATGGAAGCCTTGGAAGGTAATAAAGGATTGTGCAGCAACAACCCTAGTTTGAAGCCTTGCCCCACACCtaaagataaaaatagaaatcaagCTGTAATTGCAATGATAGTATCTATCTCCAGCattctatttttattgtttatcattGGTGGGATTCTTTTTGTCTGCCAAAAAAGAGCGAGGAATATGGATGAACCAAGAGAAACCAAAACTGAAGCTTTCTTTGCAGCATGGAATCACGATGGGAAAAAAGTTCATGAAGAAATAGTAGAAGCAACAGAGAATTTTGATTCCAAATATTGCATTGGAGTTGGAGGGAATGGAAGTGTATATAAAACCCTACTATCAACTGGTCAAATTTTTGCTGTGAAAAAGTTCCATGAGAATGATGGAATAGACCATCAACAAGCTTTCAAAAGCGAGACAAGTATTTTGCCAAAAGTGCGCCATCGAAACATCATCAAGCTTTTTGGATTTTGTGTGCATACAAGATACTCATTTTTGGTTTATGAGTTCATGAAACTGGGAAGTTTGGTAAAGATATTGAGTGACAATGAAAAGGCAATGGAGTTGGAACGGTTCAAGAGAGTGAATATTGTCAAAGGTTTGGTAAATGCGATATCCTATCTGCACCATGAATGTTTTCCGGCTATAGTCCACAGAGACATATCTAGTAAGAATGTTCTGTTGGACGATGAATGTGAAGCTCACATTTCTGACTTTGGTTCTGCTACAACTTTAGATCCAGACTCATCAAATTGGACTCCATTTGCAGGAACCTTAGGTTACTCAGCCCCAG AGCTTGCTTATACAATGGAAGTAAATGAGAAGATTGATGTCTACAGCTTCGGAGTTGTTGCATTAGAATCTATCATGGGAGAGCATCCCGGAGACCTCATATTATCTCTGTTATCATCACCATTACATGCTGTTGATGTTCTGCTTAAGGATGTACTTGACCAACGTCTCTCACCTCCAAAGCGGCAAATAGCAGACCAAGTGGTCTCCATTGCAGAAATAGCATTTGCATGCGTGCGACAAAGTCCACAGTCACGACCAACTATGAAGCAAGTATCTCAGAAGCTGTCGACTCCATTACAATCTTTATCAGTGCCTTTTCATATGGTTACAATAAAGCAGCTGTTTGATTCCCCAACATGGACAACCTAA
- the LOC107422038 gene encoding MDIS1-interacting receptor like kinase 2-like isoform X2: protein MAPWSPNLVVRSLDQFLLFSIILLFLCSSSTCFATSGEAEALVKWKDSLDMNPTTHSLLRSWNLNSTTSTSHHHHNTPCSWVGITCNDFGSVINITLESSNMKGKIPKELGQLKLLYILELQNNSLSRTVPIEIGMMLDLETLDLANNQLSGPIPMHLEYSSKLLHLNLRNNKFSGNIPFQIGNLLSLEDLDLSKNLLSGKLPLELGHLEKLETFNLSHNNLSGSIPSMFKELISLTSVDISYNQLEGPLPHIKAFTEAPMEALEGNKGLCSNNPSLKPCPTPKDKNRNQAVIAMIVSISSILFLLFIIGGILFVCQKRARNMDEPRETKTEAFFAAWNHDGKKVHEEIVEATENFDSKYCIGVGGNGSVYKTLLSTGQIFAVKKFHENDGIDHQQAFKSETSILPKVRHRNIIKLFGFCVHTRYSFLVYEFMKLGSLVKILSDNEKAMELERFKRVNIVKGLVNAISYLHHECFPAIVHRDISSKNVLLDDECEAHISDFGSATTLDPDSSNWTPFAGTLGYSAPELAYTMEVNEKIDVYSFGVVALESIMGEHPGDLILSLLSSPLHAVDVLLKDVLDQRLSPPKRQIADQVVSIAEIAFACVRQSPQSRPTMKQVSQKLSTPLQSLSVPFHMVTIKQLFDSPTWTT, encoded by the exons ATGGCACCCTGGAGTCCAAACCTTGTTGTACGGTCACTtgatcaatttttgttgtttagcaTCATTCTACTGTTTCTTTGTTCTTCTAGTACTTGTTTTGCAACAAGTGGAGAGGCAGAGGCCCTTGTGAAATGGAAGGACAGCCTTGATATGAATCCAACTACTCATTCTCTTCTCCGCTCTTGGAATCTCAATTCTACTACTTCAACTTCTCATCATCACCATAATACCCCTTGTTCCTGGGTTGGGATCACTTGTAATGACTTTGGAAGTGTCATCAACATTACTCTTGAAAGCAGTAATATGAAAG GTAAAATTCCTAAGGAACTGGGACAACTGAAATTGTTGTACATTCTCGAGCTTCAAAATAATTCCCTTTCTAGAACTGTTCCTATAGAAATTGGAATGATGTTGGACCTTGAAACACTTGACCTTGCAAACAACCAATTGAGTGGACCGATTCCCATGCATTTGGAGTACAGTTCAAAACTATTGCATTTAAACTTAAGGAATAACAAATTCAGCGGCAATATTCCCTTCCAAATTGGTAATCTGCTTTCCCTTGAAGATCTTGATCTAAGTAAGAATTTGCTCTCGGGAAAGTTGCCTTTAGAGCTTGGTCATTTGGAAAAGCTAGAAACATTTAACCTCTCACACAACAATCTATCAGGCTCAATACCATCCATGTTTAAAGAATTGATAAGCTTGACATCTGTTGATATATCCTACAATCAGTTAGAAGGTCCTCTCCCCCACATCAAAGCTTTCACTGAAGCTCCAATGGAAGCCTTGGAAGGTAATAAAGGATTGTGCAGCAACAACCCTAGTTTGAAGCCTTGCCCCACACCtaaagataaaaatagaaatcaagCTGTAATTGCAATGATAGTATCTATCTCCAGCattctatttttattgtttatcattGGTGGGATTCTTTTTGTCTGCCAAAAAAGAGCGAGGAATATGGATGAACCAAGAGAAACCAAAACTGAAGCTTTCTTTGCAGCATGGAATCACGATGGGAAAAAAGTTCATGAAGAAATAGTAGAAGCAACAGAGAATTTTGATTCCAAATATTGCATTGGAGTTGGAGGGAATGGAAGTGTATATAAAACCCTACTATCAACTGGTCAAATTTTTGCTGTGAAAAAGTTCCATGAGAATGATGGAATAGACCATCAACAAGCTTTCAAAAGCGAGACAAGTATTTTGCCAAAAGTGCGCCATCGAAACATCATCAAGCTTTTTGGATTTTGTGTGCATACAAGATACTCATTTTTGGTTTATGAGTTCATGAAACTGGGAAGTTTGGTAAAGATATTGAGTGACAATGAAAAGGCAATGGAGTTGGAACGGTTCAAGAGAGTGAATATTGTCAAAGGTTTGGTAAATGCGATATCCTATCTGCACCATGAATGTTTTCCGGCTATAGTCCACAGAGACATATCTAGTAAGAATGTTCTGTTGGACGATGAATGTGAAGCTCACATTTCTGACTTTGGTTCTGCTACAACTTTAGATCCAGACTCATCAAATTGGACTCCATTTGCAGGAACCTTAGGTTACTCAGCCCCAG AGCTTGCTTATACAATGGAAGTAAATGAGAAGATTGATGTCTACAGCTTCGGAGTTGTTGCATTAGAATCTATCATGGGAGAGCATCCCGGAGACCTCATATTATCTCTGTTATCATCACCATTACATGCTGTTGATGTTCTGCTTAAGGATGTACTTGACCAACGTCTCTCACCTCCAAAGCGGCAAATAGCAGACCAAGTGGTCTCCATTGCAGAAATAGCATTTGCATGCGTGCGACAAAGTCCACAGTCACGACCAACTATGAAGCAAGTATCTCAGAAGCTGTCGACTCCATTACAATCTTTATCAGTGCCTTTTCATATGGTTACAATAAAGCAGCTGTTTGATTCCCCAACATGGACAACCTAA